The following DNA comes from Ooceraea biroi isolate clonal line C1 chromosome 11, Obir_v5.4, whole genome shotgun sequence.
gtaaaatccAATAAAATACGACAAATTATAACAAAGTCcaacgaaattttatattaagtttATAGCGAGACTTggttattatttaacataaataataaatcatttatacaataacagtttatattttcaaacgtgtcttttataaaacataatttatatttaatgcaaacatAGTCGGTATCAACCCGCACTGTTTAACTGTAGGAATATCGCAAGCACTTCTCGCTATCTGAATAAAATCagatatgaaaaattcatttataatactaataatctGTTTACATATAGTGATGCACTGTAAAAATATCCATTACTGCCGTACTCCACAATTtcctaattaattaagattactTAAAACTTCATCTTCCCTTGTTGAATATTGTCATAAATCTCTGGCGTCAAAAGCTGATAACCAAGCTTTGGGTCCAAGTAGTACAGTTTGTCTTGAATTTTGTGTACATTGTAGGCTTCTTCTTGcagatctttctttttcagcTTAAACGTCCCTGCAAATCGCAAATAGATACTTAGCATccatttaacataattataatctcGTTCAATACATTGACACACTTGCTTCGTACCTGTGAGATCAATTTTCGTCAGAATCCTGATAAATTGCGGCCTGGCATAGGCAGGTAATTGTTCCTTGATATCGATTGCTAATTTCTGTACATCTACTGTCCCATTTTCGTCATAAATTGCAGCCATTCCCGCTTTGCCTTCAGCACCTTGAACCTatcaataattgttaatattgtAATGCTCTTATTTACACCGCGTTCTTgtgaaagattaatttttttactatttaaCATCGAGTGTACAATCGGTTTTGTAAACTTAATTACTTCGTGATtgtaacacaataattttaagaaaaaaaaaaataaagatagagAGAATTTGAAGAACTAAAtggcaaaatataattacctCGACACCATATATTATGCAATCTCGATAGTTGATTAAATTACTGACTATTCCTTCAATTTCGGACGTCGAAACATTTTCTCCTTTCCACCTGAACGTATCTCCTGTTCTGTCCTTAAAGTACAGATACCCAAATTCATCGGAAACAACGATGTCccctaaataattaaaataaattaaattaaataattaaaataaatatttaattaattaaaaatattaaattcacaCAAAAATGGTCTAATATTGACAATGGACGTGATTCTATGTGGACagatattcaataaataattataaatttttaaagtctGAACAATATTGTAGAAatataatcttgaatttttatattgtaagaTTTGAACAATGGAACTATCTGAACATCGCAAGCAAGTGAAATGCTAATGAAAACTCACATAGTTTCAAATTCATTTTATCATGTGTTATTTCATCGAATTATCGGaggtgaaattttatttatgcatacCTGACAGAAAAGCGGAATCGCCTTTCTTGAAAACATTGTGAACTACTTTACTCTCAGACGCTTTCCGATCCACGTATCCTAAGAATGCCCTCGTCGGATTGTTCGGCGCAATCTTCCCAATAAATACTCCAGGCTCGTCTGTATAAACGAAAAAGTGAAAGATTAGATCTAGATTAAAAATTGTCGTACAGAATTGTTGGCGTAAATAGCAACGATATCCATGAACAAACGTCTTACTTGAGACATAAAAAATCGTACccattttatcatattaaaattgatcgaCTACATTCTTGATTGTGCATGACAAGTTATCAAAGTTTTGCTACCAACAAACaagaacaaattaattatcgattctTTTATCGCATCGACTTACTTGGCTCGCAAACTTGACACAGTCCTTTAGAATTTCGTACGGGTTCTCCATCTTCGTTGACCTTGATAATAGATATGGGATAGATCGACGGAATGATTCTCGAAACGAAACCTATCGCACCCATCTTGTTGTCGATATTGActgaaaagaatataaaaatattttgtagtaacttacaatttattatcagACAAATGTCTATCACTCCACTATCTACAACGACTGATTAGCGCCAATCATCACTCTttcgaagatatttcaatagaaaataatgCCAGTATTATGAGACGACGTATCATCGACAGCAAATGAGTCATCGGCAGCTtgataatatatgttatataaatattaatctatatctttacacatggatttaaaaatattaaataaagtacaTTTTATACTCACTGATGTTGGCATTGCCCTCGGTTGCGCCATAAAATTCAAGCACTTTCGGAATGCCGAATCGCGAAACGAATTCTCCCCAGATCTGCGGCCTGAGACCGTTGCCGAAAATCATTCTAACGTTATGCTCCCTGTCCTCCTTTTTAGGTGCCACTGCCAGGATGTAGCGACACATCTCGCCTATGTATTGCGCGATCTGGCATTTTccaaaatgcaaatataacgTGCGTGAGAAATCGCAAATTACTGGAATCACTCTTTATTACGAATTAAGAAATTACACTCACGGTGCACTTGTACTTGATGCAGTCGCTGAAAAATGCGCTCGCTGAAAACTTCTTCCTGATCACCGTTGTGTGTCCGTGCAACAAGGCCTGTCCGATCGCCATTACCCCGCCGGCAGTATGATACAGCGGCAAAGGTGTGTACATTCTATCGGAATCGCGCAAGACCGCCATAAAATGTACGGCACccgcgataaaaatataccTGCAAGGATGAATGATCCGCGTTTGAGCATCCCGATGCTTCTTGCGTCTCAAaagtatctctctctttcatcttgAGATAAAACAAAACTATTCACCTCGAATTGGTGATAACAGCTGCTTTGGGAAGACCCGTAGTGCCACTCGTGTAAATGTACAACAATTTATCGTTATAACAACCCTTGTCTTGTATCACTGGTGGTGTGGCAGACGTATCTGCCAGGAGAGCGTTCAAATCTTTCTCCTTTAACCCGATTGACATCGTATTTGGGTGATTCCCGAATCTATACAATACCAGTTTAGCATCCAACGACGAGGCGATGTCTACCACAGCTGGAATTCATAATTTGAAAGAGTTAGCAGCGATTAATGGATGATgattatgttttaaatttgCTTATGTCTGTGCGCATCGCATTTACAACACCTGGATACAAGAATAcacggaaaataataattataacgcattaattatttcttttaatatttttcgtatgCTTACCATCAAAGAATTCTGCACTGTATATAAGTGCCTGACACTTCGCAATATTGATACTATGCTGAAGGCTAGTCTTGCGAAGATTGGTGTTAATTAAAGGTGTTATCACACCAACCTTGCTCAAGCCAAGCCAAATTGCGACGAACTCCGGTCGATTCTCCAACAGTAAAGCAACCACGTCTCCTTTCTTGTAACCGTgcgttttaaatattgttgcgATTTTGTTACTAAAGTCCTCCacctgtaataataataaaaaaattatttaaatcgttAAATTGTTTTGCGAACCTTGTGAGATCATAGAGCCATCAGCTTTtataatatgtgtatatatttatattgctaTACTGTATTTCTTGGTTCgacattataatttacaaactataattatatcagaTCTAAgctctttttaaattattgcaaattctgtgaatatttttcgtaattttgtACAAGTAAATTTCGTAATATTATCTTCTGTAAAAGTACATTTTACCTGTTGATAGGTCCATTCCTGTTCTTCAAACACAAAACATACTTTATTAGGATGACGATTAACATATTGTCTAAATATATCGGCAACGCTTCTGTCTTTTCTTGCATGATCACGTATGGACCACAACATTCTAATATATCCTATAAGTCctctaaaaaaagaaaataaaagatattttatcattcTGACGAAAAATTAGttattttacaagaaattttattcaaatattgttCAATTCCACTGcacaataaattactttttacttaaatatcataataatgtaatgtaagtttaaaatatatatacaatatctaaactttttattttattcattgtttcgcgcgtattttattataagaaatattaagagATGTTTTTTgtcgatattatataaaatgaatcaTTATGTACATAGAATCGCATGACCGTAAGATTCTCTGCCTTCTCAGGGACAATAGAGAATGCTATTCACTTAATAGtacaaaaaaaaactattaagATGTAATGAGATGATGAGAACACAGAATGTACAATTACGTTAGAAAATACACGTTGAGAAGACATGTAGTTGGTTTGAACTTTGTTCCATGAAGGATATTTCTACGATTATGATTATTTTCTTGAGAATAACTAGATTGATCCAACTGATCAGTTTACGGAACAAAAATTCTTTCCCTCTTACGCTCtgaatcataaaatattttaaaacatcgCGGCCGTAGCCTCAGCTGACCTAGATTATCCGGTCACGGCCATGGCCGCAATCATGTTCATGGTCACCTATACAATCGCAACTGTGGCCACAGGTACAATCACACGACgatcaaattattaaagacATGCAGCTAGGGAAGCATCGAGAGCACGCTGCTTCCGCGTTGATATATTTGAAACGAAATAACGTAAGATTACATGTTTCACGTTTTTAACTTTTCGGAATAATTTGCTTTTTAGCAGCCAAAAGATTTCTCGAATCTACGaaacaaaattagaaattgaTAGCGAAATATTGAGATAAAATGCATATTGgcatttgtatatattatattttatatattacttgcatatatttctgtaaataatctaaataagTTCCATACTGACTTGATTTTACTCTTTCACCTACTATCTCCTACTCCTACTCTACTCCTCATCTTCCGGTGAAAGCTGCTACACGTATTTTTGctacaatatttttctgcacTCACGATTGTCCATACGTGCGCACGCTTTCTGTTGCTTCCTCGACAATACTGATTATACTTTgacatttaaaaagaattactAGTCATTTGAAAGGCaacgtaataaattaacaaatcaagagaaaaaacaatattaacatatttttcctTCTCTACGAGTTCACATTTACATTCATTGAGTGTTTGTCACATGTTTAAAAAACAATCGTATTCGCATCCGGTTGGGTTGCACGCATTGACGATCAGCAATTGCTAGTAACTACTGCTGTTTCATTTGGGAGTGCCATGCAAAGTCTCGGACGCTAGAGAATTCTACATAACTgctattcaattattttcattctttttatgataaaatacaaGTAGAAGAaagtattaaattgatttgatgTGATTTAGAAGAGTTTAAATTTTACAGATATAATGCAAGTTTGTACAACGTAAAACAAGTAGTAAAAGGATATCAAAAATAGATATTAAGTTACAATATGAGACATGAATAATTCACTAAGATCAGTGCCGTGATATTTTTCcagttttcatatataattcGTTATAATATTGTCGATTCTTaaattcttgtaaaatatgacaaaaaatttaaaaatgtttttaatgcaTATAAGCATTCACTGAATACCTGGAAATGAGATGTTAGATGGAAAAGTGATCATTGATCAATTTTTTTGCAACTTCTCTACAAACCGGTTTATAAGAATGCGAAGTAGCTTcgtaaatgcataaaaatgtAGGTACTATCATTCAAGGATACTTTTTCTATTTAACAATATACGGCCTAGATTATTAttctgaaaagaaaaaaattaattttctgagTCAGAGAAACTTATCAGAATTAAAACAGTATAGAATATTCTGTATACAGTACTGAAAATGTTCATAATTGATTTGTTAAACAACAATTTGCTTATTAATCAAGACCAAAGCACAAAtgcatttgtattataatatcttgtgaataattcttaaaattgaGATGTCGAGAGAGCGGGAAGTAGGTCTACGCGCTTACGCCAATGCTTGTCTGTGTCTGTTAACTGAAACTACATGGGATGGAAATCGGAGACGCCTTTCTGTTTTCACTTGCTTCTTCGCGTGGCTCTCAGTGGCGTAATCTCCAATAATCTAATCGCTTACGACGCGATGACAGATACGCAATTCCCAGACGAATTTCCTTGCCTAATATCTTCAAGCTGATACAGATATCTCCTTGCTTATCAAACCCCGTATTAAGTGCTTGTTCCAATTTCATTTCTCTTTAACCACCAGTTCCCTTACGTACCGAGGAATCAATATGAAATAAACAACTAACGCACTCACTTGCAATCGCGCGGCAAAGTCCTGAAGGCGACGTAGAACCATTTCATACGACCACCAGCAACAAAATAAGCGACGGAGACCACCACGAGCAACTGCACGAGATAAATCGGACCCATGTAGATCACTATTAACGCCAGGACGCCGGCAACAGCTGCCAGCAGCAACATCATCAGAGCTAGGCGACGCAACACACGGCCAACCGCTCTCCAGCGATCTCTTCTCGCGAAATCTCTCTCCGAGCGTCCCACTGGTCCCGTACTCGCGCTCGTACTGGCATTGGCACGTGCGCTTGGTGAATCCGATGGCGCGTTTACTGGGCGCCCCACTCCGCTGGCCAATGCCCTCGCGTCATATCTGTCAGCGTTGGAGTCACGCTGCGATGCCGGCGCCGATGTCAACGCCGCGTCCGGCGTCGACCTCGACGCCGACGCTGATGCTGGTCGCGAGTGCGCCGACGAGGACACACCAAAGCCACGCTCGCCACGTTCAACGTCCTGCAACAGAGTGCAAGTTCTTGAGGATGACATCGAGTGACGGAGAAATTGCCGCAATGCTCCTTTGAGATACTCGTGAAACcgcttaaggggaagctggagttgctagtgaactgtTTTTTCACtacagcgatggtaattgcagtttcgaaaattctctttatagcttgtgcagaataaaaaatccttttccacaaatgaagtatagatagaaagaaagtccgctctacaggactttatattcaaaatggaaaaaagttagaaaaggcaaatgcaagtttttaacttttttccattttgagtataaagtcctgtagagcggactttctttctatctatacttcatttgtggaaaaggattttttattccgcacaagcaataaagagaattttcgaaactgcaattaccatcgctatagtgaaaaaatagttctccttaaggggaagctggagttgctagtgaccTGTTTTTTCACtacagcgatggtaattgcagtttcgaaaattctctgtattgcttgtgcagaataaaaaatccttttccacaaatgaagtatagatagaaaaaaagtccgctctacaggactttatattcaaaatggaaaaaagttagaaaagacaaatgcaagtttttaacttttttccattttgaatataaagtcctgtagagcggactttttttctatctatacttcatttgtggaaaaggattttttattctgcacaagcaataaagagaattttcgaaactgcaattaccatcgctatagtgaaaaaatagttctccttaaggggaagctggagttgctagtgaactgtTTTTTCACtacagcgatggtaattgcagtttcgaaaattctctttattgcttgtgcagaataaaaaatccttttccacaaatgaagtatagatagaaaaaaagtccgctctacaggactttatattcaaaatggaaaaaagttaaaaacttgcagtttttaacttttttccattttgaatataaagtcctgtagagcggactttttttctatctatacttcatttgtggaaaaggattttttattctgcacaagcaataaagagaattttcgaaactgcaattaccatcgctatagtgaaaaaatagttcactagcagctccagcatccccttaaggggatcctggagtggccagtgaactccgtcgcggcgtctgaattaccggcggaatcgatgattttcctgtattttctttttattgaattcacagaatgaaaaatccttttccacgatgaaagtacacacaataatgtaatgtgaaaagcaggacttaactttccaaacggaagaaaatcacaattttttattcagccacgatttcacaggcatacgtaggcacgaaatgattacgaatctttctgcactaattacttttacactaggcttctaaactcatttctaaaagcttccccatatgctttcattttgttccgtccttgcgattatcgaattttggccacacaaactgcaaaacatttatattaagaacattaatgtacgaggtgacgtcacaataagccgataataaaactgtaaatttctttttgtcgtttttaacataaagtcgagtttcgctcggtatatttctttgtatactttaatcgtggagaaggatttttcattctatacaatcattaaagagtaattagtacagtaagatcgaccaattccgccggtaatacagacgactccaggatccccttaaacGGATGCGCTGTATCATGATATtccattcaatatttttagcGTAAGACCAATGTAAGGTAAATGCTCTCGGAGACTGTGAGTGTACCAATTCTATATGTAGGTGAGATTAAGCGGATAAGATATTCGTGTCTGATTGATTCATTCAGTAATGATTTCCACTTCCGTTCTGCAGCTTTCTAATCTCCCGTTATTCTTATTTCCCGTTATTATTCAGATCTTGCGttcctttttatatttagtagAATTAATTAAGTGTTCTCAGTATTCGTTTGCACTCTGTACAACTTTTTAATCGTTGGTGTTCCACAGGTTGCACACGAGGAGaacacgtttctttttcttttcctttgcCCACGGAATATTTTTAACTCCCCGATTATTCCACACGTGGAACGCTGTTATCAAGATTTTCCAGTCATTGCTTGACTGGAGCAAGATTTCTAGTTTAGCCGACTACTTTCTAATAATTTAGTTTCTCCTTTACATACTTCTAACTGTCGACCTAGTCAAGTTAAAACGTTCTGATTTTATAAAGTGCCATAATAATCACTGATCTTGCAAAACCGCGggacatatatgtatgtacattattatatatttacatgtacaATGAACTAGTGAACAAACAGATAAGAATAGATATATAGCAAAAAGCTAATAACTACTTTAGTTAAATTATACTAGGCGcgacgataattattattatgcaacatgaataaataaataacatttgcgAGAGACGAGATATGTTACGATTGcacacatttctttttataataatcagcATAACCATATTACcagctttaaaaaatttctgtgACGCACCCTCAGACCATGCAAAGTCATACAAAAAGACAAACTTCGCTTGAAGGTGctttttcatgctgacgctcgacgctcatttttagcgtcaaaacgggtcacgtgatcaaaattaacgctggataatggtcaattttgatcacgtgacccgttttgacgctaaaaatgagcgtcgagcgtcagcatAAAATAGCACCTTAACATATACTGAAGCATTAATTAACAGATAACGGCGTACCTCTCCACTCGATattttaaggggggagcctgctttagaacgttgaaaataaggtataattttacgaattttttttggagaaactatacagcggatcattataaaactttgatgcatttattagtacatgtttaaagataaaaaaattattttttgatttgaatatatcgcctgtagaggtcgtcctggaggcatcttagtgcagccggcattgtaaattggtgagcattctcctgcctccaaatttcatccaaactgaaaaattgaaatattttctcgttatttatgaattcccatcgtcgatgaacctttaatattcataaaaacattaagttaaacaattatttttgcatgaaaaagttcaaaacctttgcctaaaaatcgtacttttttgttccaagctccaccattttggcacttttcaacttttttcttctctctttggttcatcgacgatgggaattcataaataacgagaagatatttcaatttttcagtttagacgaaattcggaggcaggagaatgctcaccaatttgcaatgccggcgacgcggctgcactaagatttctccaggacgacctctacaagcgatatattcaaatcaaaaaataattttttttatctttaaacatgtactaataaatgcatcaaagttttataatgatccgctgtatagtttctccaaaaacaattcgtaaaatatacctcattttcagcgttctaaagcaggttccccccttaagcgACGTCGTGCATGCAAAACAGCTGTCAAAACATCGAGCCAAGCACGTGGTGCCACCTAATGTCACGTTTGACGAAACATCGTGCGATTTTGGTTAAGACGTACCGCgcttcttctcctctctcgcaTAATCGCATTACATTGCATTCGGCCTCGTCTGTGCATTCTACTTCAGCCTGAAGCGTTTCTGGGTCGTGCGCATTAGCGTGGACAGTCGTGCGTGTACTTACTACGAAGATACGAGCGCGTCTCCACGCGACGACACGCGCTTTAAACGGCGCTAGGACGCATTTCTGCAGGACTCGTTTAAACCGCGTGTTTACCGCGCCACTGAAACCTGTCGCGTTCCGATTGCCATCGACGAGCGCTCTCGACCACTTTGCTTCGCAGCCGCGTTAACCGACGATCCTCCGTGCGCGTCGCTGAACCGACGCGAGCGAGGATAGCCGATTCCCGGCTATGTTCGCGTAAGTGGCAATCACGCGACCGCCAGGCTCGCAGTTCCTCCCGTGATCGATAACACGACGATGCTGCTACCTTCCGGTAAAACCGCTGTCCGGTTAGCGAAAATGCTGATTACTGACCCATTTCTACGCAGCGTGTGTACGTAAATACGGTTGTTTATCTTCTCGTACGCGTCTATGAAGCATTATGTAAATTCTAGGACAGATGGATATCTTAATCGCGTTTCCACGTGCgttacacgcacacacactacacatacccagtaagcaaaatgtgtgcaactGCCAGCGGATTGGCAAcggattactgcagaagttgatagcaaattggcatccgttatgtccgcgttaggagtgatctgccagcagagcctgctaacagactctgacagcggattggcggcagaaaccgagcaggatctgttaacgtttgacggcagattgacggcagagaccgaacagaatctgcagcttttggccattcatatttacgatatattaaagcatgtgtttacttttaacacactataaattgttaaaagaacgcatttgtttgtttgttaaattaaagtacatttggcttgatgtgtctttctgacagttcgttgcataatctctctcttattgttaatttattctaatccgaagtccgaattttgctttcgaacttcagattgctcgtggcgtgcgtgaactgcatggacgttgtccatgggagcctctgtgccgcaagtgcaaaacttttcagaaaaattaatattatcatgccaaggcgcgtatattaacttatataactgttaggctaaatgttaacatcgagtaagaactcgacgtgtgcaccgcatagcggtgcggagcgaaaacgcatattcatagccgtgtaaatttgaatactgtcaaaagctgcagatcctgttcggtttctgctgccaatctgccgttagattccgcgcgcgcagatcttgctcggtttctgctgccaatctgccgttagattgcgcgtgcgcaaatcttgctcggtttctgtcgacaatccgacttcgagccatgtttgcggattctgctcggtttctgccgccaatctgttcttagattttgtgagcaagctccgttacatttctggcaccaatttgtcgaattaatcgttaataacaacttctgtatcaaatttgttgtcttttggctggcaatagttgatagcagatagttagcatcatctgctttcggcagacttggctatctgggtacatacacaagaaataaagattttttttaactattatTTATCGTTCCTCACTGTTCTTTCTtgattgcaataatttatcagTCTATCCTTGATTTATCttcgattatttcattattccttatttttaagataaatgATCGATTATCGTAGAGGCAACATATATATCATGAAATAATTGGAGCTTCTTGCGCTCGTCTATGCCAACGTGACTTTCGGATTCCCGGGAAGTGCGAAACGTATGCGGGGTCACGATCTGATTGCATAAACTTCGCAC
Coding sequences within:
- the LOC105278769 gene encoding long-chain fatty acid transport protein 4 isoform X2 → MHRRGRMQCNAIMRERRRSADVERGERGFGVSSSAHSRPASASASRSTPDAALTSAPASQRDSNADRYDARALASGVGRPVNAPSDSPSARANASTSASTGPVGRSERDFARRDRWRAVGRVLRRLALMMLLLAAVAGVLALIVIYMGPIYLVQLLVVVSVAYFVAGGRMKWFYVAFRTLPRDCKGLIGYIRMLWSIRDHARKDRSVADIFRQYVNRHPNKVCFVFEEQEWTYQQVEDFSNKIATIFKTHGYKKGDVVALLLENRPEFVAIWLGLSKVGVITPLINTNLRKTSLQHSINIAKCQALIYSAEFFDAVVDIASSLDAKLVLYRFGNHPNTMSIGLKEKDLNALLADTSATPPVIQDKGCYNDKLLYIYTSGTTGLPKAAVITNSRYIFIAGAVHFMAVLRDSDRMYTPLPLYHTAGGVMAIGQALLHGHTTVIRKKFSASAFFSDCIKYKCTIAQYIGEMCRYILAVAPKKEDREHNVRMIFGNGLRPQIWGEFVSRFGIPKVLEFYGATEGNANIINIDNKMGAIGFVSRIIPSIYPISIIKVNEDGEPVRNSKGLCQVCEPNEPGVFIGKIAPNNPTRAFLGYVDRKASESKVVHNVFKKGDSAFLSGDIVVSDEFGYLYFKDRTGDTFRWKGENVSTSEIEGIVSNLINYRDCIIYGVEVQGAEGKAGMAAIYDENGTVDVQKLAIDIKEQLPAYARPQFIRILTKIDLTGTFKLKKKDLQEEAYNVHKIQDKLYYLDPKLGYQLLTPEIYDNIQQGKMKF
- the LOC105278769 gene encoding long-chain fatty acid transport protein 4 isoform X1, whose protein sequence is MADTISKMSINNNATNIAQMGDKDRDVERGERGFGVSSSAHSRPASASASRSTPDAALTSAPASQRDSNADRYDARALASGVGRPVNAPSDSPSARANASTSASTGPVGRSERDFARRDRWRAVGRVLRRLALMMLLLAAVAGVLALIVIYMGPIYLVQLLVVVSVAYFVAGGRMKWFYVAFRTLPRDCKGLIGYIRMLWSIRDHARKDRSVADIFRQYVNRHPNKVCFVFEEQEWTYQQVEDFSNKIATIFKTHGYKKGDVVALLLENRPEFVAIWLGLSKVGVITPLINTNLRKTSLQHSINIAKCQALIYSAEFFDAVVDIASSLDAKLVLYRFGNHPNTMSIGLKEKDLNALLADTSATPPVIQDKGCYNDKLLYIYTSGTTGLPKAAVITNSRYIFIAGAVHFMAVLRDSDRMYTPLPLYHTAGGVMAIGQALLHGHTTVIRKKFSASAFFSDCIKYKCTIAQYIGEMCRYILAVAPKKEDREHNVRMIFGNGLRPQIWGEFVSRFGIPKVLEFYGATEGNANIINIDNKMGAIGFVSRIIPSIYPISIIKVNEDGEPVRNSKGLCQVCEPNEPGVFIGKIAPNNPTRAFLGYVDRKASESKVVHNVFKKGDSAFLSGDIVVSDEFGYLYFKDRTGDTFRWKGENVSTSEIEGIVSNLINYRDCIIYGVEVQGAEGKAGMAAIYDENGTVDVQKLAIDIKEQLPAYARPQFIRILTKIDLTGTFKLKKKDLQEEAYNVHKIQDKLYYLDPKLGYQLLTPEIYDNIQQGKMKF
- the LOC105278769 gene encoding long-chain fatty acid transport protein 4 isoform X3 translates to MAKTKTNVDCISAQLPSHPARFTLTEWHLDNQFRHRCTKAQQESSDRLLAEGRRVCELAREIVRANKEETDHQLRAKLDDIEFRQKELLRIRRDVVLEIDALLTYKERLVDALKSVRENALAICEKCLVARENRLGIDLVHDDVERELLREREVIQTAESSLDRIFEETCEQIRKLKSVLYCIDRDLENKEDNLFIDRRNVALKESDFNLSSCHDTSPHDKSIPLSEWEQQTNNNVIDANKEVNSAKRLRCYVDKMVKRIIDDLNKQKDVTNEAFKRRIEQTQEAKIKLELQHSEIVKQIAATSSNITHMKKSIADKEGYMALAHARLGYRHQRPGTELTEDLVEANLVKEVHELRNVAANLQRMLCEDVERGERGFGVSSSAHSRPASASASRSTPDAALTSAPASQRDSNADRYDARALASGVGRPVNAPSDSPSARANASTSASTGPVGRSERDFARRDRWRAVGRVLRRLALMMLLLAAVAGVLALIVIYMGPIYLVQLLVVVSVAYFVAGGRMKWFYVAFRTLPRDCKGLIGYIRMLWSIRDHARKDRSVADIFRQYVNRHPNKVCFVFEEQEWTYQQVEDFSNKIATIFKTHGYKKGDVVALLLENRPEFVAIWLGLSKVGVITPLINTNLRKTSLQHSINIAKCQALIYSAEFFDAVVDIASSLDAKLVLYRFGNHPNTMSIGLKEKDLNALLADTSATPPVIQDKGCYNDKLLYIYTSGTTGLPKAAVITNSRYIFIAGAVHFMAVLRDSDRMYTPLPLYHTAGGVMAIGQALLHGHTTVIRKKFSASAFFSDCIKYKCTIAQYIGEMCRYILAVAPKKEDREHNVRMIFGNGLRPQIWGEFVSRFGIPKVLEFYGATEGNANIINIDNKMGAIGFVSRIIPSIYPISIIKVNEDGEPVRNSKGLCQVCEPNEPGVFIGKIAPNNPTRAFLGYVDRKASESKVVHNVFKKGDSAFLSGDIVVSDEFGYLYFKDRTGDTFRWKGENVSTSEIEGIVSNLINYRDCIIYGVEVQGAEGKAGMAAIYDENGTVDVQKLAIDIKEQLPAYARPQFIRILTKIDLTGTFKLKKKDLQEEAYNVHKIQDKLYYLDPKLGYQLLTPEIYDNIQQGKMKF